One Pseudomonas rhizophila DNA window includes the following coding sequences:
- the fdhF gene encoding formate dehydrogenase subunit alpha, with the protein MINIFDPSSDIDLGTPARESDVQVSLTIDGREISVASGTSVMRAAAMLGTTIPKLCATDSLEAFGSCRMCLVEIDGMRGYPASCTTPVTQGMVVRTQTSRLADLRRNVMEMYISDHPLDCLTCAANGNCELQTVAGQVGLREVRYGYEGANHLAEAKDVSNPYFEYDPSKCIVCNRCVRACEEIQGTFALTITGRGFDSRVAAAGGDNFLDSECVSCGACVQACPTATLIDKSVVEIGQPERSVITTCAYCGVGCSFRAEMKGEQLVRMVPDKNGQANHGHSCVKGRFAWGYATHPDRITKPMIRKHISDPWQEVSWEEAVNYAASELRRIQLKYGRDSIGGITSSRCTNEETYLVQKLVRTAFGNNNVDTCARVCHSPTGYGLKQTLGESAGTQNFDSVMKADVILVMGANPTDAHPVFGSQLKRRLRQGARLIVIDPRRIDLVDSPHARAELHLQLRPGTNVAMLNALAHVIVTEGLVNQPFVEERCEAADFARWRDFVSQPENSPEVLGPVCGVPAEQIRAAARLYASVDNAAIYYGLGVTEHSQGSTSVMGIANLAMVTGNIGREGVGVNPLRGQNNVQGSCDMGSFPHELPGYRHISNETVRAQFEQAWNVTLQPDPGLRIPNMFEAALDGTFKALYCQGEDIAQSDPNTQHVTAALSAMECVVVQDIFLNETAKFAHVFLPGSSFLEKDGTFTNAERRISRVRKVMEPLAGKADWEATVALADALGYKMHYNHPSQIMDEIARLTPTFSRVSYAELDRHGSLQWPCNDAAPDGTPTMHIEQFVRGKGRFMLTGYVPTEEKVNSRYPLLLTTGRILSQYNVGAQTRRTDNVAWHEEDRLEIHPTDAENRGIVEGDWVGIGSRAGQTVLRAKVTERVAPGVVYTTFHFPESGANVITTDNSDWATNCPEYKVTAVEIVRVSQPSEWQKRYQAFSDEQGRLLRERRHAEKAEVRR; encoded by the coding sequence ATGATCAATATCTTCGACCCAAGCAGCGATATCGACCTCGGCACCCCGGCGCGTGAAAGCGACGTGCAGGTCAGCCTGACCATTGATGGCCGCGAAATCAGCGTCGCCTCTGGCACCTCGGTGATGCGCGCGGCGGCCATGCTCGGCACCACCATTCCAAAACTCTGCGCCACCGACAGCCTGGAAGCCTTCGGCTCCTGCCGCATGTGCCTGGTGGAGATCGACGGTATGCGCGGCTACCCGGCCTCCTGCACCACGCCGGTGACACAAGGCATGGTGGTGCGCACCCAAACGTCCAGACTGGCCGATCTGCGGCGCAACGTGATGGAAATGTACATTTCCGATCACCCGCTGGACTGCCTGACGTGCGCCGCCAACGGCAACTGTGAATTGCAGACGGTGGCGGGGCAGGTGGGCCTGCGCGAGGTGCGCTACGGCTACGAGGGTGCCAATCACCTGGCCGAAGCCAAGGACGTCTCCAACCCTTATTTCGAGTATGACCCGAGCAAATGCATCGTCTGTAACCGTTGTGTGCGCGCCTGTGAGGAAATCCAGGGCACGTTTGCCCTGACCATCACCGGACGCGGCTTCGATTCCCGCGTGGCAGCGGCCGGCGGTGACAACTTCCTCGACTCCGAATGCGTCTCCTGCGGCGCCTGTGTCCAGGCCTGCCCGACGGCGACCCTGATCGACAAGAGCGTTGTGGAGATCGGCCAGCCGGAGCGCAGCGTCATCACCACCTGTGCCTATTGCGGTGTAGGCTGCTCCTTCCGCGCCGAAATGAAAGGCGAGCAACTGGTGCGCATGGTCCCGGACAAGAACGGCCAGGCCAACCATGGCCACTCCTGCGTCAAGGGCCGTTTCGCCTGGGGTTACGCCACCCACCCAGACCGCATCACCAAACCGATGATCCGCAAGCACATCAGCGACCCGTGGCAGGAAGTCAGCTGGGAAGAGGCGGTCAACTACGCGGCCAGCGAATTACGGCGTATCCAGCTCAAATACGGGCGCGACTCCATCGGTGGCATCACCTCCAGCCGCTGCACCAACGAAGAAACCTACCTGGTGCAGAAACTGGTGCGCACCGCTTTCGGCAACAACAACGTCGACACGTGCGCCCGGGTCTGCCATTCGCCCACCGGTTATGGCCTCAAGCAGACCTTGGGCGAATCCGCCGGCACCCAGAATTTCGACTCGGTGATGAAGGCCGACGTGATCCTGGTGATGGGTGCCAACCCCACCGACGCTCACCCGGTGTTCGGCTCCCAGCTCAAGCGTCGCTTGCGCCAGGGCGCACGGCTGATCGTCATCGACCCGCGTCGTATCGATCTGGTGGACTCCCCCCATGCCCGTGCCGAACTGCACTTGCAACTGCGTCCGGGGACCAACGTGGCCATGCTCAATGCGCTGGCCCATGTGATTGTCACTGAGGGGCTGGTCAACCAGCCTTTTGTCGAGGAGCGCTGCGAGGCGGCGGACTTCGCCCGGTGGCGCGACTTCGTCAGCCAGCCGGAAAACTCGCCCGAAGTCCTCGGACCGGTGTGTGGCGTGCCCGCCGAGCAGATCCGCGCCGCCGCGCGGCTGTACGCCAGCGTTGACAATGCCGCTATCTACTACGGCCTCGGTGTCACCGAACACAGTCAGGGCAGCACCTCGGTGATGGGTATCGCCAACCTGGCCATGGTCACCGGCAATATTGGCCGTGAAGGGGTTGGGGTGAATCCGCTGCGCGGGCAGAACAACGTCCAGGGTTCCTGCGACATGGGTTCTTTCCCCCACGAGCTGCCCGGCTATCGGCACATTTCCAACGAAACGGTACGCGCCCAGTTCGAACAGGCCTGGAACGTGACCCTGCAACCCGATCCGGGGCTGCGCATTCCCAATATGTTCGAAGCGGCCCTGGACGGGACCTTCAAGGCGCTTTACTGCCAGGGCGAGGATATCGCCCAGAGCGACCCGAACACCCAGCACGTGACCGCGGCCCTGTCGGCCATGGAATGCGTGGTGGTGCAGGATATCTTCCTCAACGAGACGGCCAAGTTCGCCCATGTGTTCCTGCCGGGCAGCTCGTTCCTTGAGAAGGACGGCACCTTCACCAACGCCGAGCGCCGCATTTCCCGGGTGCGCAAGGTGATGGAACCGCTGGCCGGTAAGGCCGACTGGGAAGCCACCGTGGCCCTGGCCGATGCCTTGGGCTACAAGATGCACTACAACCATCCTTCGCAGATCATGGACGAGATCGCTCGCCTGACCCCCACCTTCAGCCGCGTCAGCTACGCCGAACTGGATCGTCACGGCAGCCTGCAATGGCCGTGTAACGACGCCGCGCCCGACGGCACGCCGACCATGCACATCGAGCAGTTCGTGCGTGGCAAGGGACGCTTCATGCTCACCGGCTATGTACCCACCGAGGAGAAGGTCAACAGCCGTTATCCGTTGCTACTGACCACCGGGCGGATCCTTAGCCAGTACAACGTCGGCGCCCAGACCCGACGCACCGACAACGTGGCCTGGCACGAGGAAGACCGGCTGGAAATTCATCCGACTGACGCCGAAAACCGCGGTATCGTCGAGGGCGACTGGGTCGGTATCGGCAGTCGCGCCGGGCAGACCGTGCTGCGTGCGAAAGTCACCGAGCGGGTGGCGCCAGGGGTGGTCTACACCACCTTCCACTTCCCCGAATCGGGCGCCAACGTCATCACCACCGACAACTCCGACTGGGCCACCAACTGCCCGGAATACAAAGTGACGGCGGTCGAGATCGTGCGGGTCAGCCAGCCTTCCGAATGGCAGAAGCGCTACCAGGCCTTCAGTGATGAACAGGGACGTCTGCTCAGAGAGCGTCGCCATGCCGAGAAAGCCGAGGTGCGGCGATGA
- a CDS encoding formate dehydrogenase subunit delta, whose amino-acid sequence MSSESLIKMANQIAQYFASEPDHAQAVNGVRQHMKNFWTPAMRRQLSAWQTEHPGAVLHPLVLAALTETTEGAV is encoded by the coding sequence ATGAGTTCCGAAAGCCTGATCAAGATGGCCAACCAGATCGCGCAGTACTTCGCCAGTGAACCGGATCACGCACAGGCGGTGAACGGCGTGCGCCAACACATGAAGAACTTCTGGACGCCGGCCATGCGTCGCCAGTTGAGTGCTTGGCAAACCGAGCATCCAGGCGCAGTACTGCATCCTTTGGTGCTGGCGGCACTGACGGAAACGACAGAGGGGGCGGTCTAG
- a CDS encoding AidA/PixA family protein codes for MSGATQTIDVLVTIDADYLIAHPGDVGGAVAMLVSRDAVDKQASGNTGEGGDELWIDVNPGDNIRWRATTLSRNFDRVALITNVQQGNPHQGGDYPGSMSTPISYNIPNIPVPYLDKGAPHGIAKTDVTYTFWQSTALNAGKLWYTVTFVLLDRNLNQIGPNYSWDPYITVN; via the coding sequence ATGTCTGGAGCGACCCAAACAATTGATGTGCTTGTCACGATTGATGCCGATTACCTGATCGCCCATCCTGGCGATGTCGGCGGCGCAGTGGCCATGCTGGTGAGCCGCGATGCGGTCGACAAGCAAGCCAGCGGCAACACCGGCGAAGGTGGCGACGAGTTGTGGATCGACGTGAACCCCGGCGACAACATCCGCTGGCGCGCAACGACCCTGTCGCGCAACTTCGACCGCGTCGCACTGATCACCAACGTCCAGCAAGGCAATCCTCACCAGGGCGGTGATTACCCAGGTTCCATGTCGACCCCGATCTCCTACAACATCCCGAATATCCCGGTGCCGTACCTGGACAAGGGCGCCCCCCACGGCATCGCCAAAACTGACGTGACCTACACCTTCTGGCAGTCCACGGCCCTGAACGCAGGAAAACTCTGGTACACCGTTACCTTCGTTCTGCTGGACCGGAACCTGAACCAGATTGGTCCGAACTACAGCTGGGACCCCTACATCACTGTCAACTGA
- a CDS encoding Na+/H+ antiporter subunit G, translated as MSGELSMWVEIPVAILLVLSSLFALAGAIGLVRLKDYFQRMHPPALASTLGAWCVALASIIYFSALKSAPVLHAWLIPILLSITVPVTTLLLARAALFRKRMAGDDVPAEVSSRRTEHGG; from the coding sequence ATGAGCGGCGAACTGTCGATGTGGGTCGAAATTCCCGTGGCGATCCTGCTGGTGCTCAGCAGCCTGTTCGCCCTGGCCGGAGCGATCGGTCTGGTGCGTTTGAAGGATTATTTCCAGCGCATGCACCCGCCGGCCCTGGCTTCAACATTGGGCGCCTGGTGCGTGGCGCTGGCCTCGATCATCTATTTTTCAGCGCTCAAGTCCGCGCCGGTTCTGCATGCCTGGCTGATACCGATCCTGCTGTCCATCACGGTACCGGTGACCACCCTGTTGCTGGCCCGCGCCGCGTTGTTTCGCAAACGCATGGCCGGGGATGACGTACCGGCGGAAGTCAGCAGCCGCAGGACCGAGCACGGCGGCTGA
- a CDS encoding K+/H+ antiporter subunit F, which yields MSPLLSNAILLSLFLFSLTMVLTLLRLFKGPSAQDRVLALDYLYIVAMLMMLVLGIRYASDTYFEAALMIALFGFVGSFALAKFLLRGEVIE from the coding sequence ATGAGCCCATTGCTGTCCAACGCGATCCTGTTGAGCCTGTTCCTGTTCTCCCTGACGATGGTGCTGACCTTGCTGCGCCTGTTCAAGGGACCGTCAGCGCAAGACCGGGTACTGGCCCTGGACTATCTGTACATCGTGGCGATGCTGATGATGCTGGTGCTGGGCATTCGTTACGCCAGTGACACCTATTTCGAGGCGGCGCTGATGATCGCCCTGTTCGGCTTTGTCGGCTCGTTCGCCCTGGCCAAGTTCCTGTTGCGCGGCGAGGTGATTGAATGA
- a CDS encoding Na+/H+ antiporter subunit E produces MKRLFPAPWLSLALWLLWLLLNLSLSAGHLLLGAALGVLAPLMMRPLRPRPIHIRRPWAVLRLFLLVGREVLVSNLAVAWSVINAGHHPPRSRFIKVPLDLHDANGLAALSMITTVIPGTVWSELALDRSVLLLHVFDLEDEAAFITHFKTTFERPLMEIFE; encoded by the coding sequence ATGAAACGTCTGTTTCCTGCTCCGTGGTTGTCCCTGGCACTCTGGTTGCTCTGGCTGCTGTTGAACCTGTCCCTCAGTGCAGGGCATCTGCTGCTGGGAGCGGCACTGGGCGTGCTGGCACCTTTAATGATGCGCCCGTTGCGCCCCAGGCCCATCCATATTCGGCGGCCCTGGGCAGTGCTGCGGTTGTTCCTGCTGGTGGGTCGCGAAGTGCTGGTGTCCAATCTGGCCGTGGCCTGGAGTGTGATCAACGCTGGACACCACCCACCTCGCTCGCGGTTCATCAAGGTGCCGCTGGACCTGCACGATGCCAATGGCCTGGCGGCGCTGTCGATGATCACCACAGTGATTCCCGGCACGGTCTGGTCGGAACTGGCCCTGGATCGCAGCGTCCTGCTGCTGCACGTGTTCGATCTGGAAGACGAAGCGGCATTCATTACGCACTTCAAGACCACCTTCGAGCGGCCGCTGATGGAGATTTTCGAATGA
- a CDS encoding monovalent cation/H+ antiporter subunit D, with protein MTLTPHLIAAPILLPLLTAALMLMLGEKHRPLKARINLFSSLLGLGIAMLLLHWTQDQALPASIGVYLPGNWQAPFGIVLVVDRLSALMLVLTGIIGVSALLFATARWDRAGASFHALFQIQLMGLYGAFLTADLFNLFVFFEVLLAASYGLMLHGSGRARVSSGLHYISINLLASSLFLIGAALIYGVTGTLNMADLALKVPLVPEADRGLLHAGAGILAVAFLAKAGMWPLNFWLVPAYSAASAPVAALFAIMTKVGVYTILRLWTLLFSGQAGASAYFGGDWLIYGGMATIICAAIAILAAQRLERMASLSILVSAGILLSAIGFAQPNLVGAALFYLVSSTLALCALFLLAELIERSRSANEPSLEDDLDVLPRPLESLQPPKGINLDDEQKAVIGQVIPWTMAFLGLSFIACTLLVVGMPPLSGFIGKLGLMSALLNPQGLGDSVEPVSNQAWGLLALLILSGLASLIAFSRLGIQRFWTPQERPSPLLRPSECLPIIVLLGLGIALTFKAEPLLRYTQEAAAGLNTPEHYVMSVLATRPVPGPKADSTLTEVQP; from the coding sequence ATGACGTTGACGCCTCATTTGATCGCCGCGCCGATCCTGCTGCCGCTGCTGACCGCTGCGCTGATGCTCATGCTGGGCGAGAAGCATCGCCCGCTCAAAGCGCGGATCAATCTGTTTTCCAGCCTGCTGGGCCTGGGCATCGCCATGCTGTTGTTGCATTGGACCCAGGACCAGGCCCTGCCCGCCTCCATCGGCGTGTACCTGCCGGGCAACTGGCAGGCGCCGTTCGGCATCGTATTGGTGGTCGATCGTCTGTCGGCGTTGATGCTGGTGTTGACCGGCATCATCGGCGTCAGTGCCTTGCTGTTCGCCACAGCCCGCTGGGATCGCGCCGGCGCGAGTTTCCATGCGCTGTTCCAGATCCAGTTGATGGGCCTCTACGGGGCCTTCCTGACCGCGGATCTGTTCAATCTGTTTGTGTTCTTCGAGGTGCTGCTGGCAGCGTCGTACGGTTTGATGCTGCACGGCTCGGGCCGGGCGCGGGTGTCGTCGGGGTTGCACTACATTTCCATCAACCTGCTGGCCTCCTCGCTGTTCCTGATCGGCGCGGCGCTGATCTATGGCGTCACCGGCACGTTGAACATGGCTGACCTGGCGTTGAAGGTGCCCCTGGTACCGGAAGCCGACCGGGGCTTGCTGCACGCCGGGGCGGGCATCCTGGCGGTGGCGTTCCTGGCCAAGGCCGGCATGTGGCCGCTGAACTTCTGGCTGGTGCCGGCCTACAGCGCCGCCAGTGCGCCGGTGGCGGCCCTGTTCGCGATCATGACCAAGGTGGGCGTCTACACGATCCTGCGCCTGTGGACGTTGCTGTTCTCCGGCCAGGCCGGTGCCTCGGCATATTTCGGCGGCGACTGGCTGATCTACGGCGGCATGGCGACGATCATCTGTGCCGCCATCGCCATTCTTGCGGCCCAGCGCCTGGAGCGCATGGCCAGCCTGAGTATCCTGGTGTCCGCCGGAATCCTGTTGTCGGCCATCGGCTTTGCCCAGCCAAACCTGGTGGGTGCGGCGCTGTTTTATCTGGTGAGCTCGACCCTGGCACTCTGTGCGTTGTTCTTGCTGGCCGAGCTGATCGAACGCTCGCGCTCGGCCAATGAACCGTCGCTGGAGGACGATCTCGATGTCCTGCCTCGGCCACTGGAATCCTTGCAACCGCCCAAGGGCATCAACCTCGATGACGAACAGAAAGCCGTCATCGGGCAAGTCATTCCCTGGACCATGGCCTTCCTCGGCTTGAGTTTCATCGCCTGCACGCTGTTGGTGGTGGGCATGCCGCCACTTTCGGGGTTCATCGGCAAGCTGGGGCTCATGAGCGCATTGCTCAATCCTCAGGGGCTTGGGGACAGTGTGGAACCGGTGTCGAACCAGGCGTGGGGCTTGTTGGCGCTGTTGATCCTGTCGGGGCTGGCGTCGTTGATCGCTTTCTCGCGCCTGGGTATCCAGCGTTTCTGGACGCCGCAAGAACGACCGTCCCCCTTGTTGCGACCTTCCGAATGCCTGCCGATCATCGTGCTCCTGGGGTTGGGCATCGCGCTGACCTTCAAGGCCGAGCCACTGCTGCGCTACACCCAGGAGGCGGCCGCCGGGCTGAACACCCCCGAACATTATGTGATGTCGGTGCTCGCTACCCGCCCCGTCCCCGGCCCGAAAGCGGACAGCACACTGACAGAGGTGCAACCATGA